AGAATTTGGCTAAATGCTGACTCTAACGCATCGTGACCAGTTCTTCCGCGCTGGTTGGGTGAATAGCCACGGTGTCATCGAAATGGCTTTTACAAGCACCCATCTTTACAGCAACGGCAAAGCCTTGAAGCATCTCTTCGGCGCCATCACCGATGATATGAAGTCCGACAATCTTCTCCTCAGCACCGACGGTGACGAGTTTCATGCCCGTTTGTACGGGATTTTCGGCAAAAGCATACGCCATAGATCGGAAACGAGTGCTATAGACCTTGACCGCATTATCCCCATGGATATCCCGAGCCTCCATTTCAGTAAGGCCGATCGTTCCAATGGGTGGATGACTGAAAACCACTGTGGGAATATTGTCATACGAGAGATGCCGGTCAGCCATGCCTCCAAAGAGGCGATCCGCCAGTCGCCGACCGGCCGCAATGGCTACGGGGGTAAGAGCTGGGCCATCGGTGATGTCACCAATAGCAAAAATATGAGATTGATTGCTGGTTTGGTATGCATCTGTGATGATGTGGCCGTGCTGATCTCTGACGACATCAGCACGCTCTAGCCCTAGGTTGTCCGTGTTTGGCCTCCGTCCGATAGACCAAAGTACGGTATCGAAACCGTTGATCTTCTGCCCACCCTCCAGGGTGAGGGTAAGCGACTGTCCGTCTCGGTGCAGGCTGGCTACCTTTTGGCGGGTGAGAATATCAACACCAGAGGCGATCATTTCTTTCATGAGTATTTCCCGGAGCATGACGTCAAAACTATCCAGAAAATGGTCT
This sequence is a window from Acidithiobacillus ferridurans. Protein-coding genes within it:
- the gorA gene encoding glutathione-disulfide reductase, which encodes MDYNYDLLVIGGGSGGIATANRAALHGAKVALVEKGRIGGTCVNVGCVPKKILWYAAGFAEHLQRARDQAFNIHDSTFDWAALKTARDAFVSHLNARYSTGLADNGVTLIHGYARFVDARQIDVDGHMIRADKIVIATGGRPMWPAIPGAELGISSDDFFALETQPRRIAVVGGGYIAVELAGLLRHLGSEVTLLLRRDHFLDSFDVMLREILMKEMIASGVDILTRQKVASLHRDGQSLTLTLEGGQKINGFDTVLWSIGRRPNTDNLGLERADVVRDQHGHIITDAYQTSNQSHIFAIGDITDGPALTPVAIAAGRRLADRLFGGMADRHLSYDNIPTVVFSHPPIGTIGLTEMEARDIHGDNAVKVYSTRFRSMAYAFAENPVQTGMKLVTVGAEEKIVGLHIIGDGAEEMLQGFAVAVKMGACKSHFDDTVAIHPTSAEELVTMR